In Trichocoleus desertorum NBK24, the following are encoded in one genomic region:
- a CDS encoding ferritin-like domain-containing protein, with protein sequence MVETLQLNSTSIDLAGQYHQDLNYWQIQSRIDALINRYLSVEHLCDRLEDLPVQFRTPQTRPWQPIDWHAIDRQQVIGIDLDVFLAILKGAIDTEAPIRQYTQASRLYLEQLHPQLARFVGGTVDEHGSLIEPGLWEKEERQHTPALMKVYTQLTGEKITPALREVRPYQSSGNPRNDLYRHGLHRVATEYGATCLYFWLMAHTTGPLQAVLEELAQDEINHMTKFWGFGVWAFPESSLPHIALTLLRTMQGRLTYSQNRSSLVGTLHRMTNVLAWQSWSWRNRATFIFTCTRILHHLYGWSRSLTAAELQELFGKQEGEKMKEEGGRMRDEGCSRSVSKERRKRNI encoded by the coding sequence ATGGTTGAAACGCTGCAATTAAATTCAACTTCAATCGACTTAGCAGGCCAGTACCACCAAGACCTAAACTACTGGCAGATTCAGAGTCGAATTGATGCTTTGATCAATCGCTATCTCTCTGTAGAACATTTGTGCGATCGCTTAGAAGATCTCCCAGTTCAGTTTAGAACCCCGCAAACTCGACCTTGGCAACCGATTGATTGGCACGCGATCGACCGTCAGCAAGTAATTGGGATTGACCTAGATGTGTTTTTGGCGATTCTCAAAGGCGCGATCGACACAGAAGCTCCGATTCGGCAATATACACAGGCCAGTCGGCTGTATCTAGAGCAGTTACATCCCCAGTTAGCTCGGTTTGTCGGTGGTACCGTAGACGAGCATGGTTCCCTGATAGAGCCAGGTTTGTGGGAAAAAGAGGAGCGACAACATACGCCAGCCCTGATGAAGGTGTATACCCAACTAACAGGTGAAAAAATTACACCTGCTCTGCGTGAAGTTCGGCCCTATCAATCGTCTGGCAATCCCCGCAACGATCTCTATCGACATGGACTCCACCGCGTCGCGACTGAATATGGTGCCACTTGTCTCTATTTTTGGCTGATGGCACATACAACAGGCCCTCTCCAGGCAGTCCTAGAAGAGTTGGCACAAGATGAGATCAATCACATGACTAAGTTCTGGGGATTTGGAGTTTGGGCCTTTCCGGAGTCTTCTCTGCCTCATATTGCTCTCACCCTCCTCCGAACAATGCAAGGACGACTGACTTACAGCCAAAACCGCAGTAGTTTGGTTGGCACGCTACATCGCATGACCAACGTCCTGGCTTGGCAGTCTTGGTCTTGGCGTAACCGAGCCACGTTTATTTTTACCTGTACTCGGATTTTGCACCATCTTTATGGTTGGAGCAGGAGTTTGACGGCTGCGGAGTTGCAAGAGCTTTTTGGTAAGCAGGAGGGAGAAAAGATGAAGGAGGAAGGAGGAAGGATGAGGGATGAGGGATGTTCGCGCAGCGTTTCGAAGGAAAGGAGGAAAAGAAATATCTGA